A genomic stretch from Streptococcus oralis includes:
- a CDS encoding pyridoxal phosphate-dependent aminotransferase has product MKLSKRVLEMEESVTLASDARAKALKAQGKDVLFLTLGQPDFHTPENIQDAAVEAIRDGRASFYTVASGLPELKAAVNTYFERYYGYSVAANEVTFATGAKFSLYTFFMAVVNPGDEVIIPTPYWVSYGDQVKMAEGVPVFVQAKEDNHFKVTVEQLEAARTDKTKVLVLNSPSNPTGMIYSREELLAIGNWAVEHDVLILADDIYGRLVYNGNEFVPISSLSEAIRQQTIVINGVSKAYAMTGWRVGYAVGNPEIIAAMSKLTGQTTSNLTAVSQYATIEALTGPQDSVETMRQAFEERLNTIYPLLCQVPGFEVVKPQGAFYLFPNVKKAMEMKGYTDVTDFTTAILEEVGLALITGAGFGAPENVRLSYATDLDTLKEAIRRLHQFMEK; this is encoded by the coding sequence ATGAAACTATCCAAACGTGTACTAGAAATGGAAGAAAGTGTCACTCTAGCCAGTGATGCAAGAGCCAAAGCATTAAAAGCTCAAGGAAAAGATGTTCTTTTCTTAACCTTGGGACAGCCAGATTTTCATACTCCTGAAAACATTCAGGATGCGGCGGTGGAAGCGATTCGTGACGGACGAGCTTCCTTTTATACAGTTGCTTCAGGCCTACCAGAGTTAAAAGCGGCGGTTAATACCTATTTTGAACGCTATTATGGGTATTCTGTAGCGGCTAACGAGGTTACTTTTGCCACTGGTGCCAAGTTCTCTCTCTACACCTTCTTTATGGCTGTGGTTAATCCAGGTGATGAGGTCATCATTCCTACACCATACTGGGTCAGCTATGGAGACCAGGTCAAAATGGCAGAAGGAGTGCCAGTCTTTGTCCAGGCGAAGGAAGACAATCATTTTAAAGTAACAGTAGAGCAGCTAGAAGCAGCGCGAACAGATAAGACCAAGGTCTTGGTTCTCAATTCACCATCGAATCCGACCGGTATGATCTACTCTCGCGAGGAACTTTTGGCTATCGGAAATTGGGCTGTTGAACATGATGTCCTTATCCTAGCAGATGATATTTACGGTCGTCTGGTTTATAACGGGAATGAATTTGTTCCAATTTCTAGTCTGTCAGAAGCCATTCGTCAGCAAACCATCGTGATTAACGGTGTATCTAAGGCCTATGCCATGACTGGTTGGCGGGTAGGTTATGCTGTGGGAAATCCTGAAATTATCGCTGCTATGAGCAAATTGACAGGACAAACGACTTCAAATCTGACAGCAGTATCTCAATATGCAACGATTGAGGCGCTGACTGGACCGCAAGACTCTGTTGAAACCATGCGCCAAGCCTTTGAAGAACGTTTGAATACCATTTATCCTCTCTTGTGCCAAGTGCCAGGATTTGAAGTTGTCAAGCCCCAAGGAGCCTTCTATCTCTTCCCAAATGTTAAAAAAGCGATGGAAATGAAGGGTTATACCGATGTGACAGATTTTACAACGGCTATTCTCGAAGAAGTTGGTCTTGCCTTGATTACAGGAGCTGGATTTGGAGCACCAGAAAATGTTCGTCTCAGCTATGCTACAGACTTGGATACATTAAAAGAAGCTATTCGTCGCTTGCATCAATTTATGGAAAAATAA
- a CDS encoding DUF5590 domain-containing protein, whose product MKLRQKKAKNKLLIQYGIGISLVLLVLTGSFLYLISLSMKPYQDARVEGEKLAKQYAELEKADQVDFFNGSEAYYSLLGHNKKQEVIAVLIEKNDHKIYVYQLDKGISQDKAATISREKGANDIDKITFGRYQDKPIWEVKSGNQFYLVDFETGVVIR is encoded by the coding sequence GTGAAACTAAGACAGAAAAAAGCAAAAAACAAGCTACTTATACAATACGGAATCGGCATTTCTCTGGTGCTACTAGTGCTGACTGGATCCTTTCTTTACCTGATTTCGCTTAGCATGAAACCCTATCAAGATGCTAGAGTTGAGGGAGAAAAACTGGCCAAGCAGTATGCAGAATTGGAAAAAGCAGATCAGGTTGATTTTTTTAATGGTTCGGAAGCTTATTACAGCCTTCTGGGACATAATAAAAAGCAAGAGGTCATTGCCGTACTGATTGAAAAGAATGACCATAAAATTTATGTTTATCAGCTTGATAAGGGGATTTCTCAAGACAAGGCAGCGACGATTTCGAGGGAAAAAGGAGCTAACGACATTGACAAGATTACTTTTGGTCGTTATCAGGATAAGCCGATTTGGGAAGTTAAGTCAGGAAACCAGTTCTATCTGGTCGACTTTGAAACAGGAGTAGTGATCCGATAA
- a CDS encoding MarR family winged helix-turn-helix transcriptional regulator — translation MKQYLKEKISQNQLDLKTAIVLNKAMRSFKPYETKAAKENGLTPTQFSVLETLYSKGELRIQDLIEKMLATSGNMTVVIRNMVRDGWISRTCDPKDRRSFFLKLTPAGRRKIEEVLPDHVDSIVEALSILEDGEKEDLIRILKKFKDL, via the coding sequence ATGAAACAATATTTGAAAGAAAAAATTTCCCAAAATCAACTAGACTTAAAAACGGCTATCGTTCTCAATAAAGCGATGCGAAGTTTTAAACCTTATGAAACCAAGGCTGCCAAAGAAAACGGACTAACCCCTACTCAATTTTCCGTTCTGGAAACCCTCTATAGCAAGGGAGAACTGCGTATTCAGGATTTGATTGAAAAAATGTTGGCCACTTCTGGAAACATGACTGTTGTTATTCGAAACATGGTTCGAGATGGGTGGATTTCTAGAACTTGCGACCCCAAGGATCGTCGCTCTTTTTTCCTGAAATTAACACCTGCAGGACGCAGAAAAATCGAAGAGGTTCTTCCTGACCATGTCGATTCTATCGTAGAAGCACTTAGTATCTTAGAAGATGGCGAAAAGGAAGACTTGATCCGGATTTTAAAAAAATTTAAAGATTTGTGA
- a CDS encoding NADPH-dependent FMN reductase — protein sequence MSKKVLFVVGSLRQGSFNHQMALEAEKALAEKAEVSYLDYSAVPLFSQDLEVPTHPAVAAAREAVLAADAIWIFSPVYNFSIPGTVKNLLDWLSRALDLSDTRGVSALQDKFVTVSSVANAGHDQLFAIYKDLLPFIRTQVVGDFTAARINDSAWADGKLVLEEATASSLAKQADDLLAAIN from the coding sequence ATGTCTAAAAAAGTATTATTTGTCGTCGGTTCACTTCGCCAAGGTTCTTTCAACCACCAAATGGCCCTCGAAGCTGAGAAAGCACTTGCCGAAAAAGCGGAAGTTAGCTATCTTGATTACTCAGCTGTTCCCCTCTTCAGCCAAGATCTTGAAGTTCCAACTCATCCAGCTGTAGCTGCTGCTCGCGAGGCTGTCCTTGCTGCGGATGCTATCTGGATCTTCTCTCCAGTCTACAACTTCTCTATCCCTGGAACAGTGAAAAACTTGCTTGACTGGCTCTCTCGTGCCCTTGACTTGTCTGATACACGTGGCGTTTCTGCCCTCCAAGACAAGTTTGTTACTGTCTCGTCTGTAGCCAATGCCGGTCACGATCAACTCTTTGCGATTTATAAAGACCTCTTGCCATTTATCCGTACACAAGTCGTTGGTGACTTTACAGCTGCTCGTATCAATGACTCTGCTTGGGCAGACGGAAAATTGGTGTTAGAAGAAGCAACTGCTTCATCACTTGCAAAACAAGCTGACGACCTTCTTGCAGCCATCAACTAA